In Longimicrobiaceae bacterium, one DNA window encodes the following:
- a CDS encoding methyl-accepting chemotaxis protein, whose amino-acid sequence MLYPTLKMPAAVPEAASRAEGAGVGLADGALLAAGYRDGDRLLSRLLLAHAPLVLALAPLYGTWFAALVFGGGLIAAGLLVAWAKPGSVASRMTLGAALLLMSALLIHQTHGMIETHFHIFAVLAFLLVYRDWRVVVWGATVAALHHAGFHGLQMGGAHVYVFADHMGWHIVAVHAAWVVFEASVLIYIARGLEAETRQSEELVRMAERLGAGDLTARADGGVGAVGNAVRAINTGTGRLAGVVHAIRGRAGEVLGVAEALSAASEHVTSAAEGVADSLTRVAQGAQQQARDTQRMAAALGGLVGSVDTVAERAAGVSAASEHAVTVARDGSRVIGQAVGSLERIRETVLQSAAQIEEMRELSDRVGRITGVITDMAAQTNLLALNAAIEAARAGHHGRGFAVVAAEVRVLANRSGEAAAEAAELIRGVQDATARAVDGMQHGTAEVKQGARLAEDAGRAMREIVGVVEQSLAGVGDIGTAAARIADASREALRAVGLEARGAASDADLAAVVAASEANAAGAEEAAAAVQEINAAMEEMSASAQELAGIARELEAEVARFTVTEETPSLSAAPAPAPVIHPRKPLAA is encoded by the coding sequence ATGCTCTATCCGACCTTGAAGATGCCGGCCGCGGTTCCCGAAGCTGCGAGTCGAGCCGAGGGAGCGGGCGTGGGCCTGGCGGACGGAGCGCTGCTGGCCGCGGGCTACCGCGACGGCGACCGGCTGCTGAGCCGCCTGCTGCTGGCGCACGCTCCGCTCGTGCTCGCGCTGGCGCCGCTGTATGGGACGTGGTTCGCTGCGCTGGTGTTCGGCGGCGGGCTGATCGCGGCGGGGCTGCTGGTGGCGTGGGCGAAGCCGGGCTCGGTGGCGTCGCGGATGACGCTGGGGGCGGCGCTGCTGCTCATGTCGGCGCTGCTGATCCACCAGACGCACGGCATGATCGAGACGCACTTCCACATCTTCGCCGTGCTGGCGTTCCTGCTGGTGTACCGCGACTGGCGCGTGGTGGTGTGGGGCGCCACGGTGGCCGCCCTGCACCATGCCGGCTTCCACGGGCTGCAGATGGGCGGCGCGCACGTCTACGTCTTCGCGGACCACATGGGCTGGCACATCGTGGCGGTGCACGCGGCATGGGTGGTGTTCGAGGCGTCGGTGCTCATCTACATCGCGCGCGGGCTGGAGGCCGAGACACGCCAGTCCGAGGAGCTGGTGCGCATGGCCGAGCGGCTGGGCGCGGGCGACCTCACGGCGCGCGCGGACGGCGGCGTGGGCGCGGTGGGCAACGCCGTGCGCGCCATCAACACCGGCACGGGGCGCCTGGCCGGGGTGGTGCACGCCATCCGCGGCCGCGCCGGCGAGGTGCTGGGCGTGGCCGAGGCGCTCTCGGCCGCGTCGGAGCACGTGACCTCCGCGGCGGAGGGCGTGGCCGATTCGCTCACGCGGGTGGCGCAGGGCGCGCAGCAGCAGGCGCGCGACACGCAGCGCATGGCGGCGGCGCTGGGCGGGCTGGTGGGCTCGGTCGATACGGTGGCGGAGCGTGCGGCCGGCGTCTCGGCGGCGTCGGAGCACGCGGTGACGGTGGCGCGCGACGGGTCGCGGGTGATCGGGCAGGCGGTGGGCAGCCTGGAGCGCATCCGCGAGACAGTGCTCCAGTCCGCCGCGCAGATCGAGGAGATGCGCGAGCTCTCGGACCGCGTGGGCCGCATCACCGGCGTGATCACCGACATGGCGGCGCAGACGAACCTGCTGGCGCTCAACGCGGCCATCGAGGCGGCGCGCGCCGGCCACCACGGCCGCGGCTTCGCGGTGGTGGCGGCCGAGGTGCGCGTGCTGGCCAACCGCTCCGGCGAGGCCGCGGCAGAGGCGGCCGAGCTGATCCGCGGCGTGCAGGACGCCACCGCCCGCGCGGTCGACGGCATGCAGCACGGCACGGCAGAGGTGAAGCAGGGCGCGCGCCTGGCGGAAGATGCGGGCCGGGCGATGCGCGAGATCGTGGGCGTGGTGGAGCAGAGCCTGGCCGGCGTGGGCGACATCGGGACGGCGGCGGCGCGCATCGCCGACGCCAGCCGCGAGGCGTTGCGGGCGGTGGGCCTGGAGGCGCGCGGCGCCGCTTCTGACGCCGACCTGGCCGCCGTGGTTGCCGCGTCAGAGGCCAACGCCGCCGGCGCGGAGGAGGCCGCGGCCGCGGTGCAGGAGATCAACGCCGCGATGGAGGAGATGAGCGCATCGGCGCAGGAGCTGGCCGGCATCGCCCGCGAGCTGGAGGCCGAGGTCGCCCGCTTCACCGTCACGGAAGAGACGCCGTCGCTCTCCGCCGCTCCGGCGCCGGCCCCGGTCATCCATCCCCGGAAGCCCCTCGCCGCGTAG